Proteins encoded together in one Micromonospora kangleipakensis window:
- the pdxT gene encoding pyridoxal 5'-phosphate synthase glutaminase subunit PdxT, with protein sequence MGDQPKIGVLALQGDVREHVAALAGAGADARPVRRPAELDAVDGLVIPGGESTTISKLADIFEMREPIDKRIAGGMPVYGSCAGMIMLATEVLDGRPDQRGFAGIEMTVRRNAFGRQVDSFEAPVAITGVEGEPFHAVFIRAPWVERVGEGVEVLGRVTDGPAADRIVAVRQGNLVATSFHPELTGDLRLHRYFVELVRAA encoded by the coding sequence ATGGGTGACCAGCCGAAGATCGGTGTCCTCGCGCTGCAGGGGGACGTGCGCGAGCACGTCGCGGCCCTGGCCGGCGCGGGCGCGGACGCCCGCCCGGTCCGCCGTCCGGCGGAGCTGGACGCGGTCGACGGGCTGGTCATCCCCGGGGGCGAGTCCACCACCATCAGCAAGCTCGCCGACATCTTCGAGATGCGTGAGCCGATCGACAAGCGGATCGCCGGCGGCATGCCGGTCTACGGGTCCTGCGCCGGCATGATCATGCTGGCCACCGAGGTCCTGGACGGCCGGCCCGACCAGCGCGGCTTCGCCGGCATCGAGATGACGGTGCGGCGCAACGCCTTCGGCCGGCAGGTCGACTCGTTCGAGGCGCCGGTGGCGATCACCGGGGTCGAGGGCGAGCCGTTCCACGCCGTCTTCATCCGGGCCCCCTGGGTCGAGCGGGTCGGCGAGGGCGTCGAGGTGCTGGGCCGGGTCACCGACGGGCCGGCCGCCGACCGGATCGTCGCGGTCCGGCAGGGCAACCTGGTGGCCACCTCGTTCCACCCGGAACTCACCGGTGACCTGCGGCTGCACCGCTACTTCGTGGAGCTGGTCCGCGCCGCCTGA
- a CDS encoding elongation factor G-like protein EF-G2, whose protein sequence is MAQKNQEKGVTGGAPVVTEPDRVRNVVLVGHSGAGKTTLVEALLAASGTIGRAGNVTDGTTVCDHDPAAVRQQRSVSLACAPLLHNDVKVNLLDTPGYGDFVGELRAGLRAADAALFVVSAVDGMDTATAALWEECAAVDMPRAVAVTRLDHPRADFDEAVALCQRVFGDNVLPLHLTMLGDDGVSVVGLLGLITRRVFDYTAGLPAAVREPDPEHLPAIVESRNELIEGIIAESEDETLMDRYLGGEEIDTEVLIADLEKAVARGHFYPVVPVCAQTGVGLDVLLDGLVSAFPSPLEHDLPAVTGVDGSPRSPLTCAPDGPLVAEVVKTTVDRHVGRVSLVRVFSGTLRPDQVVHVSGHGMAERGHPDHDADERVGHIYSPLGATLREVPLCVAGDICALTKSGSAETGDTISAKEEPLLIAPWEMPEPLLPVAIVAKSRADEDALARNLGRLVAGDPTLRLDRNAETHQLVLWCMGEAHADVVLDRLRSGGVELETEPVRVALRETLTVAAKGHGRHVKQSGGHGQYAVCDIEVEPLPRGAGFEFVDKVVGGAVPHNYIPSVEKGVRGQMERGLVAGYPVVDLRVTLFDGKAHSVDSSDAAFQTAGALALRDAAEKGQPALLEPVDEVTIRVPDSSVGAVMGDLSGRRGRVLGTEPDPDAEGRTLVRAEVPATELLRYAVELRSMTAGAGTFRREFVRYDPMPAHLADQARKEHGTHP, encoded by the coding sequence ATGGCGCAGAAAAATCAGGAGAAGGGTGTCACCGGCGGCGCGCCGGTGGTGACCGAACCCGACAGGGTTCGCAACGTGGTGCTCGTGGGGCACTCCGGCGCGGGCAAGACCACCCTGGTCGAGGCGCTGCTCGCGGCGAGCGGCACGATCGGCCGGGCCGGCAACGTCACCGACGGCACCACGGTCTGCGACCACGACCCCGCGGCGGTACGCCAGCAGCGCTCGGTGAGCCTGGCCTGCGCCCCGCTGCTGCACAACGACGTCAAGGTCAACCTCCTCGACACCCCCGGGTACGGGGACTTCGTCGGCGAGCTGCGCGCCGGCCTGCGCGCCGCCGACGCGGCCCTCTTCGTGGTCTCCGCGGTGGACGGGATGGACACCGCCACCGCCGCGCTCTGGGAGGAGTGCGCCGCCGTCGACATGCCGCGCGCCGTCGCGGTGACCCGGCTGGACCACCCGCGCGCCGACTTCGACGAGGCGGTGGCGCTCTGCCAGCGGGTCTTCGGCGACAACGTGCTCCCGCTCCACCTGACGATGCTCGGCGACGACGGCGTGTCCGTGGTCGGCCTGCTCGGGCTGATCACCCGGCGGGTCTTCGACTACACCGCCGGGTTGCCGGCGGCGGTGCGCGAGCCCGACCCGGAGCACCTGCCGGCGATCGTGGAGTCCCGCAACGAGCTGATCGAGGGGATCATCGCCGAGAGCGAGGACGAGACCCTGATGGACCGCTACCTCGGCGGCGAGGAGATCGACACCGAGGTGCTCATCGCCGACCTGGAGAAGGCGGTCGCCCGGGGTCACTTCTACCCGGTGGTGCCGGTCTGCGCGCAGACCGGCGTCGGGCTGGACGTGCTGCTCGACGGGCTCGTCTCGGCGTTCCCCTCCCCGCTGGAGCACGACCTGCCGGCGGTCACCGGAGTGGACGGCTCGCCCCGGTCGCCGCTGACCTGCGCCCCGGACGGGCCGCTGGTCGCCGAGGTGGTCAAGACCACCGTCGACCGGCACGTCGGGCGGGTCTCCCTGGTCCGGGTCTTCTCCGGCACGCTCCGCCCCGACCAGGTGGTGCACGTCTCCGGGCACGGGATGGCCGAGCGCGGCCACCCGGACCACGACGCCGACGAGCGGGTCGGGCACATCTACAGCCCGCTCGGCGCGACGCTGCGCGAGGTGCCGCTCTGCGTCGCCGGTGACATCTGCGCGCTCACCAAGTCGGGCAGCGCGGAGACCGGCGACACCATCTCCGCCAAGGAGGAGCCGCTGCTCATCGCGCCCTGGGAGATGCCCGAGCCGCTGCTGCCGGTGGCGATCGTGGCGAAGAGCCGGGCCGACGAGGACGCCCTGGCCCGCAACCTGGGCCGGCTGGTCGCCGGCGACCCGACCCTGCGCCTGGACCGCAACGCGGAGACCCACCAGCTGGTGCTCTGGTGCATGGGCGAGGCGCACGCCGACGTGGTGCTCGACCGGCTGCGCAGCGGCGGCGTCGAGCTGGAGACCGAGCCGGTGCGGGTGGCGCTGCGCGAGACGCTGACCGTCGCCGCCAAGGGGCACGGCCGGCACGTCAAGCAGTCCGGCGGGCACGGCCAGTACGCCGTCTGCGACATCGAGGTGGAGCCGCTGCCCCGGGGCGCCGGCTTCGAGTTCGTCGACAAGGTGGTCGGCGGGGCCGTCCCGCACAACTACATCCCGTCCGTGGAGAAGGGCGTCCGGGGGCAGATGGAGCGCGGCCTGGTCGCCGGCTACCCGGTGGTGGACCTGCGGGTGACCCTCTTCGACGGCAAGGCGCACAGCGTCGACTCCTCCGACGCCGCGTTCCAGACCGCCGGCGCCCTGGCGCTGCGGGACGCCGCGGAGAAGGGGCAGCCGGCGCTGCTGGAGCCGGTTGACGAGGTGACCATCCGGGTGCCCGATTCGTCGGTCGGCGCGGTGATGGGCGACCTCTCGGGCCGGCGGGGCCGGGTGCTCGGCACCGAGCCGGACCCGGACGCCGAGGGCCGCACCCTGGTCCGTGCCGAGGTCCCGGCGACGGAGCTGCTCCGGTACGCCGTCGAGCTGCGCTCGATGACCGCCGGCGCCGGCACCTTCCGCCGCGAGTTCGTCCGCTACGACCCGATGCCCGCCCATCTGGCCGACCAGGCCCGCAAGGAACACGGCACCCACCCCTGA
- a CDS encoding RNA polymerase sigma factor codes for MPLADGIDDLAGSASLGDRAALDALLVAVRPEVLRLCARLLPNREDAEEACQDTLLALARGITGFEARSSFHTWLYRLAANRTRRRAATLRRGAAPRRSRSTTWTPQATAGCGKVPTGRCGADAVNESAGRAGRFVCDISSTGPAADPRSAGRGPPRRVRRRRPPSRRRGRRSSRRRSARRRSPPARRSA; via the coding sequence ATGCCCCTCGCGGACGGTATCGACGATCTGGCCGGGTCGGCCTCGCTGGGCGACCGGGCGGCGCTCGACGCCCTGCTGGTGGCCGTCCGCCCGGAAGTGCTGCGCCTCTGCGCCCGCCTGCTGCCGAACCGGGAGGACGCCGAGGAGGCGTGCCAGGACACGCTGCTCGCGCTGGCCCGGGGCATCACCGGTTTCGAGGCCCGGTCCTCGTTCCACACCTGGCTCTACCGGCTGGCCGCCAACAGAACGCGGCGGCGGGCGGCGACGCTGCGGCGTGGCGCAGCGCCGCGCCGAAGCCGGAGTACGACCTGGACGCCGCAGGCTACCGCCGGGTGCGGGAAGGTCCCCACCGGACGCTGTGGAGCTGATGCCGTCAACGAATCAGCCGGTCGCGCCGGGCGATTCGTCTGCGACATCAGCTCCACAGGTCCCGCAGCGGACCCTCGGTCGGCGGGCCGGGGCCCGCCGCGCCGGGTCAGGCGTCGACGGCCGCCATCACGTCGTCGGGGACGTCGAAGTTCGCGTAGACGTTCTGCACGTCGTCGCAGTCCTCCAGCACGTCGATCAGCTTGA
- a CDS encoding YebC/PmpR family DNA-binding transcriptional regulator codes for MSGHSKWATTKHKKAVIDAKRGKMFAKLIKNVEVAARTGGGDPAGNPTLYDAIQKAKKNSVPNDNIDRAVKRGSGLEAGGADWQTIMYEGYGPNGVAMLIECLTDNRNRAATEVRTALTRNGGSLADAGSVSYMFSRKGVVIVPKAGTTEDDVMMAVLDAGAEEVNDLGEAYEVVSEPTDLIPVRTALQDAGIEYESAESSLIPSMNVPLDEEGARKVFKLIDVLEDCDDVQNVYANFDVPDDVMAAVDA; via the coding sequence ATGTCCGGCCACTCAAAGTGGGCGACCACCAAGCACAAGAAGGCCGTCATCGACGCCAAGCGCGGCAAGATGTTCGCCAAGCTGATCAAGAACGTCGAGGTCGCGGCCCGGACCGGCGGCGGCGACCCCGCCGGCAACCCGACGCTCTACGACGCCATCCAGAAGGCCAAGAAGAACTCGGTACCGAACGACAACATCGACCGCGCGGTCAAGCGGGGCTCCGGCCTGGAGGCCGGCGGCGCCGACTGGCAGACGATCATGTACGAGGGCTACGGCCCGAACGGCGTGGCGATGCTCATCGAGTGCCTCACCGACAACCGCAACCGCGCCGCCACCGAGGTACGGACCGCGCTGACCCGCAACGGCGGCTCGCTCGCCGACGCCGGCTCGGTGTCGTACATGTTCTCCCGCAAGGGCGTGGTGATCGTCCCCAAGGCCGGCACGACCGAGGACGACGTGATGATGGCGGTCCTCGACGCCGGCGCCGAGGAGGTCAACGACCTCGGTGAGGCGTACGAGGTGGTCTCCGAGCCGACCGACCTGATCCCGGTCCGCACCGCCCTGCAGGACGCCGGCATCGAGTACGAGTCGGCCGAGTCCTCCCTCATCCCCAGCATGAACGTGCCGCTGGACGAGGAGGGCGCGCGCAAGGTCTTCAAGCTGATCGACGTGCTGGAGGACTGCGACGACGTGCAGAACGTCTACGCGAACTTCGACGTCCCCGACGACGTGATGGCGGCCGTCGACGCCTGA
- a CDS encoding phosphatidylinositol mannoside acyltransferase, which yields MNLTELGYVAGWRLVRALPRPVVAAAFRVGADSAHRKGGGGTARLRANLRRVVGPDLPEAELDALVRRGLRSYARYWMEAFRLPALNRRQILAGFRLDGQEKLAADVAAGRGAVVALPHAGNWDAAGAWVAATGWPITTVAERLRPEGVYERFLAFRQGLGMEILPTHGGERPAFDVLVDRLRAGAVVPLLADRDLSARGIEVEFFGGRTRMPAGPALLALRTGAPLYVASLWYEPDTACAALEGPLELPDPDSGPLDQRVRTLTQRIADGLAAGIARHPEDWHMLQRMWLDQRTATDGGTAAQPSAATRTS from the coding sequence GTGAACCTCACCGAGCTCGGCTACGTCGCCGGCTGGCGCCTGGTCCGCGCGCTGCCCCGGCCCGTGGTGGCCGCGGCCTTCCGGGTGGGCGCAGACAGCGCCCACCGCAAGGGCGGCGGCGGTACGGCCCGACTCCGCGCCAACCTGCGCCGGGTGGTCGGCCCCGACCTGCCCGAGGCCGAGCTGGACGCGCTGGTCCGGCGCGGTCTGCGGTCGTACGCCCGGTACTGGATGGAGGCCTTCCGGCTGCCCGCGCTGAACCGCCGGCAGATCCTCGCCGGGTTCCGCCTTGACGGGCAGGAGAAGCTCGCCGCCGACGTGGCGGCCGGCCGCGGAGCGGTGGTGGCGCTGCCGCACGCCGGCAACTGGGACGCCGCCGGCGCCTGGGTCGCGGCCACCGGCTGGCCGATCACCACCGTCGCAGAGCGGCTCAGGCCGGAGGGCGTCTACGAGCGGTTCCTCGCCTTCCGGCAGGGCCTGGGCATGGAGATCCTGCCCACCCACGGCGGCGAGCGGCCGGCGTTCGACGTGCTGGTGGACCGGCTGCGGGCGGGGGCGGTGGTGCCGCTGCTGGCCGACCGGGACCTCTCCGCCCGGGGCATCGAGGTCGAGTTCTTCGGCGGCCGGACCCGGATGCCGGCCGGGCCGGCCCTGCTCGCGCTGCGCACCGGGGCGCCGCTCTACGTCGCTTCCCTCTGGTACGAGCCGGACACCGCGTGCGCCGCCCTCGAGGGGCCGTTGGAGCTGCCCGATCCGGACAGCGGGCCGCTGGACCAGCGGGTCCGGACGCTGACCCAACGCATTGCCGACGGTCTCGCGGCGGGCATCGCCCGCCATCCTGAAGACTGGCACATGTTGCAGCGGATGTGGCTGGACCAGCGCACGGCGACCGACGGCGGGACCGCGGCGCAGCCGTCGGCCGCCACCCGGACAAGCTGA
- the pdxS gene encoding pyridoxal 5'-phosphate synthase lyase subunit PdxS produces the protein MPESTSPNANATPVVGTARVKRGMAEMLKGGVIMDVVTPEQAKIAEDAGAVAVMALERVPADIRAQGGVSRMSDPDMIDGIIEAVSIPVMAKVRIGHFVEAQILQSLGVDYIDESEVLTPADYANHIDKWAYTVPFVCGATNLGEALRRITEGAAMIRSKGEAGTGDVSNATTHMRKIRQEIRRLQSLPEDELFVAAKELQAPYELVKEIAQTGKLPVVLFTAGGIATPADAAMMMQLGAEGVFVGSGIFKSGNPAQRAAAIVKATTFHDDPDVLAKVSRGLGEAMVGINVDEIPQPHRLAERGW, from the coding sequence GTGCCCGAATCCACCTCCCCGAACGCCAACGCCACGCCCGTCGTCGGCACCGCCCGCGTCAAGCGGGGCATGGCCGAGATGCTCAAGGGCGGCGTGATCATGGACGTGGTCACCCCCGAGCAGGCCAAGATCGCCGAGGACGCCGGCGCGGTCGCCGTCATGGCGCTGGAGCGCGTGCCCGCGGACATCCGCGCGCAGGGCGGCGTCTCCCGGATGAGCGACCCGGACATGATCGACGGCATCATCGAGGCCGTCTCCATCCCGGTGATGGCCAAGGTCCGCATCGGCCACTTTGTCGAGGCGCAGATCCTCCAGTCGCTCGGCGTCGACTACATCGACGAGTCCGAGGTGCTGACCCCGGCGGACTACGCCAACCACATCGACAAGTGGGCCTACACCGTCCCCTTCGTCTGCGGTGCGACCAACCTGGGCGAGGCGCTGCGGCGGATCACCGAGGGCGCGGCGATGATCCGCTCCAAGGGTGAGGCCGGCACCGGTGACGTCTCCAACGCCACCACCCACATGCGCAAGATCCGCCAGGAGATCCGTCGGCTGCAGTCGCTGCCGGAGGACGAGCTCTTCGTCGCCGCCAAGGAGCTGCAGGCGCCGTACGAGCTGGTCAAGGAGATCGCCCAGACCGGCAAGCTGCCGGTGGTGCTGTTCACCGCGGGCGGCATCGCCACCCCGGCCGACGCCGCCATGATGATGCAGCTCGGCGCCGAGGGTGTCTTCGTCGGCTCCGGCATCTTCAAGTCGGGCAACCCGGCCCAGCGCGCGGCCGCGATCGTCAAGGCGACCACCTTCCACGACGACCCGGACGTGCTGGCCAAGGTCTCCCGCGGCCTGGGCGAGGCGATGGTCGGCATCAACGTCGACGAGATCCCGCAGCCGCACCGCCTGGCCGAGCGCGGTTGGTGA
- the pgsA gene encoding phosphatidylinositol phosphate synthase, with protein sequence MAKIFQVTARAGMTRVVEPVARGLLRAGVSPNAVTVTGTLGVLVGALGFGARGHLVAGALIVTVFALTDLLDGTMARMSGGSTRFGAFLDSSMDRIADSAVFGAVAYWLATQGDHAGTAAALICLAAGGLVSYVKARAEGLGMTANVGVAERTERLLIVGVGGLLTGLGVPLALEIALWLLAAVSIFTVGQRMAHVYRQAQLVGRE encoded by the coding sequence ATGGCGAAGATCTTCCAAGTGACGGCCCGCGCGGGGATGACCCGCGTCGTGGAGCCGGTTGCGCGCGGCCTGCTCCGCGCGGGCGTGTCCCCCAATGCGGTCACCGTGACCGGCACCCTCGGCGTGCTCGTCGGCGCGCTCGGCTTCGGCGCCCGCGGGCACCTGGTCGCCGGTGCCCTGATCGTCACGGTTTTCGCGCTCACCGATCTGCTCGATGGGACGATGGCCCGGATGAGCGGCGGCTCCACCCGGTTCGGCGCGTTCCTTGATTCGAGCATGGACCGGATCGCCGACAGCGCCGTCTTCGGCGCGGTCGCGTACTGGTTGGCCACCCAGGGCGACCACGCCGGGACGGCCGCGGCGCTGATCTGCCTGGCCGCCGGCGGGCTGGTCTCCTACGTCAAGGCCCGGGCCGAGGGGCTCGGCATGACTGCCAACGTGGGCGTCGCCGAGCGCACCGAGCGGCTGCTGATCGTCGGGGTGGGCGGCCTGCTCACCGGCCTCGGCGTGCCGCTGGCCCTGGAGATCGCGCTCTGGCTGCTGGCCGCCGTCTCCATCTTCACGGTGGGGCAGCGGATGGCCCACGTGTACCGGCAGGCCCAGCTGGTCGGCCGGGAGTGA
- a CDS encoding glycosyltransferase family 4 protein, with protein sequence MRIGIVCPYSFDVPGGVQNHVMDLAEALIGLGNEVSVLAPADEDSSLPPYVVSAGRAVPLPYNGSVARIAFGPVSTARVRRWITRGDFDVLHVHEPLTPSLSMLAVLCARGPVVATFHTAMTRSRVLSAAQGVLQILLERLTARIAVSALARKVQVEHMDGGAVEIPNGVTVAKFAGVAPLPGWPGECGPGTGGTLGFLGRFTEPRKGFPILRDAFVALAPHRPGLRLLVAGPGDPDDLYDQFPAALRDRVTFLGLVSEADKARMLRSVHLYVAPNTGGESFGMILTEALAAGTTVVASDLDAFRRVLDGGRAGRLFPTGDPAALHTALAALLDDADQRAALTACGDQVVANFDWPVVARRVLEVYAAAIEATDGRVIDQEWVGMG encoded by the coding sequence ATGCGGATCGGCATCGTGTGCCCGTACTCCTTCGACGTCCCCGGCGGGGTGCAGAACCACGTCATGGACCTTGCCGAGGCGTTGATCGGGCTGGGGAACGAGGTGAGCGTGCTCGCCCCGGCCGACGAGGACTCGTCGCTGCCGCCGTACGTGGTGTCGGCGGGGCGGGCGGTGCCGCTGCCGTACAACGGCTCGGTGGCCCGGATCGCGTTCGGGCCGGTCTCCACCGCCCGGGTGCGGCGCTGGATCACCCGGGGCGACTTCGACGTGCTGCACGTGCACGAGCCGCTGACGCCCAGCCTCTCCATGCTCGCCGTGCTCTGCGCCCGCGGCCCGGTGGTGGCCACCTTCCACACCGCGATGACCCGGTCCCGGGTGCTCTCCGCCGCGCAGGGCGTGCTGCAGATCCTGCTGGAGCGGCTCACCGCCCGGATCGCGGTCAGCGCCCTCGCCCGCAAGGTGCAGGTCGAGCACATGGACGGCGGCGCGGTGGAGATCCCGAACGGGGTGACCGTGGCCAAGTTCGCCGGGGTCGCGCCGCTGCCCGGCTGGCCGGGGGAGTGCGGGCCGGGCACCGGCGGCACGCTCGGCTTCCTGGGGCGGTTCACCGAGCCCCGCAAGGGCTTCCCGATCCTCCGGGACGCGTTCGTCGCGCTCGCCCCGCACCGGCCCGGGCTGCGGCTGCTGGTCGCCGGCCCGGGCGACCCGGACGACCTGTACGACCAGTTCCCCGCCGCGCTGCGCGACCGGGTCACCTTCCTCGGCCTGGTCTCCGAGGCGGACAAGGCACGCATGCTGCGCAGCGTGCACCTCTACGTCGCACCGAACACCGGCGGGGAATCCTTCGGGATGATCCTCACCGAGGCCCTCGCCGCCGGCACCACGGTGGTCGCCAGCGACCTGGACGCGTTCCGCCGGGTGCTCGACGGCGGGCGGGCCGGCCGGCTCTTCCCGACCGGCGACCCAGCCGCGCTGCATACGGCGCTCGCCGCGCTGCTCGACGACGCCGACCAGCGGGCCGCGCTGACCGCCTGCGGCGACCAGGTGGTGGCGAATTTCGACTGGCCCGTGGTTGCCCGCCGCGTTCTGGAGGTATACGCAGCGGCGATCGAAGCCACCGACGGTCGGGTCATCGACCAGGAATGGGTGGGGATGGGCTGA